The nucleotide sequence AAAAGGCTCCTAATTATTAAAAATATTCAGGAGTCTGTATCCGATAATGAAGTTTTTTATCCGGGTCGGCTCTTTTGCTTTGAAGAGAAATATTTACGTTCCTTCTCTGAGATAAGCTTAAGAATTTAAAAAATAAAAAACTGCCATCAACAAGGTACAAACATCCTAAGTTAAAATGTTTTACCAGTTAATGCCAGCTGAGTGTTACATACCGATGTGTTAATTTTACAACAATCTTTTTGTTTATGCAAGTACTTTTTAAAATTAGTCACAACTCTGAATTTGTCAATAATAAATGCGACATTTTTTAGCAGATTTGCTTTTTATGACACACAGGGTGTTCAACGATTCACCAAAAAAAGACGTATAAACCATCCGGTCTATACGCCTAATATTTGCATAACTCTATATAGTAATTTTAATAGGTTTAAGCTATCTTATTTTTCTATCAAATCCCGTTGCCGGCGCATGTGCATTCCTGTTCACGGACAGCGCTTTTTTCAGCACATCCGGAAACAGCCCCTTTGCGTCCAACATTCCTTTTCCTATGTCATTATTCCATATTACGAAAAGGATTGACATGAACTCACTCCATTTAAAATGACGTTTCCCGCTCTCAGCCGCCCTGATCTTCGCCGCATCAACGCCGGTCTTTTCTGCTAGAGCTTCCTGCGAAACCTTCAGCTTTTCACGTATGCCCGGCAGCTCTGCCGCCATTCTCTCCATCAGTGCTTCCCTGTCCAATAATTTCAGTTCGTCCAAAACATCTACCGCCATCTACACCTCGCTTATCCTGATCTTTTCCTTCAATGAATCCGGGTACAGCCCCAGATTAGACACGATTTCACTTGTCCGCATATTATAATGATAAAAAAATAGTATCGACATGTACTGATCCCATGTGGCTTCCCTGCTCCCGTTTTCCAGCTGCCTGTACATGGTTACGGACACCCCGAGGATATCAGCCGCTTCTTCGATCGTCAGACCTATCAGCAGTCTGAGCGATGTCAGGTCTTTACTCAGTTCATCAGTAAGCCACTTCACATCAACATGATTTGCATAGGGAGAATCAGGACGAATCCCCAGAAAGATATTATTCAGCAGCTGCTCGTCAGCCTTGCCGTTCATGTAGGTTTTGCGCAGACGTTCAAAATTGATTTCTTTCATCCTGAATACAGTCATGGTGCGCTTGAGCCAGTTCTCCAGCGTCCTTGGGTCCGTCTGCTCGTTACTGTCATTTCTGATAAGAGGCTTTCCCCTCATTCTGAATTCATCAATATAGTCATTTAATACCGCCGGATAGGAAACCCTTCTGATATGCTTCTTTCTGGGTATCTCCTCAACAATGATTATTGTTTTATTCTCCCCCTCTTCGTTTCTTTTTGGATTGCGTACCCTGTGAGCAGTTTCATGAATATAGATCTCGTTCCTTGATGAATCAATATCCTCACTCTTTAATGCACAAAGCTCTCCTGTTCTCATGCCGCAAAAGAGCGACAAGAGTGCCGCAAGAAGCTCCGGACAATAGTTATGTTTTGCCCTGAAGCAAAGCATTTCCATTTCCTGTACAGTCAGTTCCTCGTAGGACGTTTTCTTCCATTCAAAATCGGCTTTCTCAACACCTCCGTCAGTATTGGCAAAATTAAACACATTGCTCATGACCGATTTGATAACCATCAGACCACTCTTAGTCAGTGACCGTCCACGTTTGGCTGCTGATTCAGCGGCAGTTTTAAGGAATCTGTTTATCTCAGCAGCCGTAACAGCAGACATTGGTGTATCAGCATATTCAGGGTAAATATCCCGTTCCAACGCATCAAGGTATCTGTCATAGGTTGTAGCTGCAATCGTGCCCTTCGCATCTTCCAGATACTCCTCAGCCACCTGTTTAAAAGTTTTTCCTGCTATATGTGATGGTTCACCATAAATCTCATACCTGGCGCTTTCCAGCTTTTCCCTGACCTCTGCCTTACTATGACCATATACAGACTTGTAAATTGCCCTTCCGCTTTCATCCCTGCCTGAGATAAATCTGGCTTCGTAACGTCCATCTGTTCTTTTGTAAATGCTCTCGCTCATTCTTGCCATTAATTACACTGCCTTATCTTTCATTATATGTGGTTCGGTCTACTTGCGATGTATAGATTCTTAAATTTTTGTGAGTGAATATGACAACTAAAATTTTATCTTTCTATACAAATAATTATCCGATCACGTATACAGCTTACATTCTGTGTGCACTACGTTCAGCCTGTCCGCATTCCTAGTAAAATAAAGTGTTTCCAGAGTCTCTGCCATATACCCTATATAGCGATCCCCTCTGTCTTTTCCCTTAGGAACTGATAACTCCTCAGTCCTCTCCAATATCGGGAACAGCCATTCACAATAGTCCCGTAAAACCGCTTTTTTAGCCAAAATCACATTATAGTTATACAGATACTCCTGCTCTAATACCTGTGGAAAATACTCTGCATATTCCGGCTGCAGCTCTTTCAATGCCGTAAGCAGAGCCTTCCAGTCTGCATCCTTCAAATAGCGCTCATGATGTGCATGGATATTTGGCTCATAAGGCATAGGATATGGAAGCACAACATCAACATCATTATCCGGAAGTCTCAAAAGATCATCTTCTGAAAAAGCAAGCATTCTTCTATATTGTGCCAACCCATAATACTGCCCGTCATCACTCCCCGGAATCGACGGTGAATTCAGCTTATTCTTCCAGATCCAATACAGCCCTGTGAGTTCAGAGTAATTACAGTTCCTATCTGATATATTTTCTCCCTTATTATCAACAAGGTCAGCAATTCGCATCGTTGATTTCTCTGCCCCTACATGTAATGGATATATATAGTCCTGAATACCCGGAGTCTTTTTCAGGGGGCTATCCTTATCTGATTTTGCCATATATATTCTTATAAATGGTTTACTGTAGCCAACCGTCAAAGCAGAAAGTGGCATAAAACAACCAAGTTTAATATGGAACATCTTCATCAGCTCTGCCCATCGTTCAGAGTTCAAACGACTATAATGATGAAAACCATAATTTTCCAACGTCTCCTCTATCTCAGGCTGCACGTTTTCAGGAGTTGCAATAATCACTTCAAGCTGCTCTTTTTGTTCATCTGTCATTTCAGAAGCAACGTCCTTAATTTCCCTGACAGGGATATTTCCGAGCATAGGACGATTATTACCCATTTTTGAGACAATAAAAAAAGACGCTGAACGTCTTGGGTAAAGTGTGGTTATTGCTTTATATGCTCCAAGGGCATAGCCTTGGGCTCCAAAAATTGCTAATTTCACTATTGCTTCTCCTTAAAATATATCCTTGTCTATATAAAATTTTTGTTTTCATAATATTTTACTAATAACTTTTACCTTCTTTCTTAGAATATATCTCATCTAGTTGTTTTAAGTGTTCTTCCATAGTCATTAGTTTCATTTGATTCTTCCAATATTCATCTAATATCAATGGATTCTTAATAAGACTACTCAGTTTTGAATAAAAATCCTTTCGGTCTCCAGCCTTAAAAACAAATTCCATTGCTGAAGACAACTCCTTAGCACCACCCAAATCACTCGCTAAAACTGCTATACCTTTTGCCTTCATTTCAATAGCGACCTGTGGAAGATTATCCTCCCATAAAGGTGGCACAATTCCCAAATGGACATTACATAAAATTTTATCCAGATCATCATGTGAATATCCATCATAGTAGGATACAGAAGCAAACCTGGATCTAAGATTATTGATTCTCACAAATGCTTTTTTATCTGTGTTTGGAGATGCAATCACAAGCCCTACTTTTGCACACATCCAAGAAGGCATACTCTCGAATGCATCCAAAAGAAAATAGAAGCCCTTCATTGTTCTCATATGGCCGAGATAACATACATTAAGGACAGTACCATCGTATTCTTTTCTTTGCGATTCTACTTGTTTTTCCGCAACCTCCGTACCAATATAGCTGAGAATTAGCTTTTTAGGAGTCACCCCCTTGTATACAGCAATTTCTTTAACCCTATCGGATACAGCCAATATTGTATCCATATACTTATTCAAAAAAGATACATTCCGTTTTTCAAAATATCTGAAATACTTTCCATAATAAGTTATCTGACTATCAGTAAAATATCTTCTTTCCGTGATCGCTTCTGCAATATAAGCTGAAATCTTCTTAATAACCTTTAATCCTCTATATGATTTATCCCCGGATTCAATCTTCCGATCTACATACCGGTTCAATCTAACCTTACAAGCGTACACATCTTTCGGCATACATTCAAAGCATTCTTTTCCACAATGTTCTAATTCACAATTAGTTCTATCATTTCTCCAAAGCATAACCTGTGGGCAGAAGAGATAATAATTATGTAACGAATAAATGAATTTTGTCTCCGGAAAGAACTCTTTTAATCTGAAAACAGATGCAGACAATCCTTCAAAATTCTGGAAGTGTATTACATCAAATCCACCTTTCGATTCAATGAAATCCTTCATCAATACAAGCAGACTTTCATCCTTAAGATATGTTTTCGGAAACGAAAACGAAAGCTTAGCCGATGAAAAAACTGGCGAGTTCACAATCTCATAACTACTACACATTTTACTGTAAATATTTGATGTCATTCGAATTCTGGGTTTTCTGTTTATTAAATCATACGCCCTGCCTGAGCTTAAAAAAGTAATCTCCCATTCAGAACGCTTAATTATATATCGTATAAGATTCTTTATGT is from Lachnospiraceae bacterium C1.1 and encodes:
- a CDS encoding tyrosine-type recombinase/integrase, which codes for MARMSESIYKRTDGRYEARFISGRDESGRAIYKSVYGHSKAEVREKLESARYEIYGEPSHIAGKTFKQVAEEYLEDAKGTIAATTYDRYLDALERDIYPEYADTPMSAVTAAEINRFLKTAAESAAKRGRSLTKSGLMVIKSVMSNVFNFANTDGGVEKADFEWKKTSYEELTVQEMEMLCFRAKHNYCPELLAALLSLFCGMRTGELCALKSEDIDSSRNEIYIHETAHRVRNPKRNEEGENKTIIIVEEIPRKKHIRRVSYPAVLNDYIDEFRMRGKPLIRNDSNEQTDPRTLENWLKRTMTVFRMKEINFERLRKTYMNGKADEQLLNNIFLGIRPDSPYANHVDVKWLTDELSKDLTSLRLLIGLTIEEAADILGVSVTMYRQLENGSREATWDQYMSILFFYHYNMRTSEIVSNLGLYPDSLKEKIRISEV
- a CDS encoding glycosyltransferase, which gives rise to MKKILFYNWIQFDEKEGKGGGVTIYIKNLIRYIIKRSEWEITFLSSGRAYDLINRKPRIRMTSNIYSKMCSSYEIVNSPVFSSAKLSFSFPKTYLKDESLLVLMKDFIESKGGFDVIHFQNFEGLSASVFRLKEFFPETKFIYSLHNYYLFCPQVMLWRNDRTNCELEHCGKECFECMPKDVYACKVRLNRYVDRKIESGDKSYRGLKVIKKISAYIAEAITERRYFTDSQITYYGKYFRYFEKRNVSFLNKYMDTILAVSDRVKEIAVYKGVTPKKLILSYIGTEVAEKQVESQRKEYDGTVLNVCYLGHMRTMKGFYFLLDAFESMPSWMCAKVGLVIASPNTDKKAFVRINNLRSRFASVSYYDGYSHDDLDKILCNVHLGIVPPLWEDNLPQVAIEMKAKGIAVLASDLGGAKELSSAMEFVFKAGDRKDFYSKLSSLIKNPLILDEYWKNQMKLMTMEEHLKQLDEIYSKKEGKSY
- a CDS encoding DUF4422 domain-containing protein, with translation MKLAIFGAQGYALGAYKAITTLYPRRSASFFIVSKMGNNRPMLGNIPVREIKDVASEMTDEQKEQLEVIIATPENVQPEIEETLENYGFHHYSRLNSERWAELMKMFHIKLGCFMPLSALTVGYSKPFIRIYMAKSDKDSPLKKTPGIQDYIYPLHVGAEKSTMRIADLVDNKGENISDRNCNYSELTGLYWIWKNKLNSPSIPGSDDGQYYGLAQYRRMLAFSEDDLLRLPDNDVDVVLPYPMPYEPNIHAHHERYLKDADWKALLTALKELQPEYAEYFPQVLEQEYLYNYNVILAKKAVLRDYCEWLFPILERTEELSVPKGKDRGDRYIGYMAETLETLYFTRNADRLNVVHTECKLYT
- a CDS encoding helix-turn-helix transcriptional regulator — protein: MAVDVLDELKLLDREALMERMAAELPGIREKLKVSQEALAEKTGVDAAKIRAAESGKRHFKWSEFMSILFVIWNNDIGKGMLDAKGLFPDVLKKALSVNRNAHAPATGFDRKIR